The Fragaria vesca subsp. vesca linkage group LG2, FraVesHawaii_1.0, whole genome shotgun sequence genome includes a window with the following:
- the LOC101304166 gene encoding abscisic acid 8'-hydroxylase 1-like, which produces MVYQIMSHLQCYCQQEPKVDIPPGTQGLPLIGETLHFMASINSGKGFYEFVRLRRLRYGKCFRTNIFGGTHVFISSTESGKAILNNDLGKFGKRYIKSIAELVGNQSLLCASQQHHKLLRGHLGSLFSTNSLSVFIKQFDQLIVEALKCWEHQSTVVIQVEALKITGKAMCKMLLSMESGYELEVLQKEVAHVCEAMLAFPLRLPGTRFYKGLQGRKKIMSIIDQAMRERRRRGLKANEDDHLQQILRDEADGHGLTDEEVRDNILTMVIAGQDTTATAMTWMVKFLGENPEVLHTLMKEQLDLGRKTSSKSFLTLESINEMPYASKVVKESLRLASIVPWFPRLALEDCEMEGFRIKKGWNVNVDAKSIHLDPTVYIDPDKFNPSRFDVRNRSFTFLAFGMGGRTCLGMNMAKAMMLVFLHRLVTTYRWKVIDQDSSIEKWGLFSKLRSGCPVTVTRINEDIY; this is translated from the exons ATGGTTTATCAGATTATGAGTCACCTGCAGTGCTACTGTCAACAAGAACCAAAGGTTGATATTCCTCCAGGCACGCAAGGATTACCGTTGATCGGCGAGACCTTACACTTCATGGCTTCCATTAACAGTGGCAAAGGGTTTTACGAGTTTGTCAGACTGCGCCGTCTCCG ATACGGGAAATGCTTCAGGACCAACATATTTGGGGGGACGCATGTCTTTATATCGAGCACGGAGTCAGGCAAGGCAATTCTAAACAATGACTTGGGAAAATTCGGAAAGAGATATATAAAGTCTATTGCGGAGCTAGTGGGAAATCAAAGCTTGCTGTGTGCTTCACAGCAACACCACAAACTACTTCGTGGCCATCTGGGCAGTTTGTTCTCTACTAATTCTCTTTCGGTGTTCATCAAACAGTTTGATCAGCTCATTGTCGAAGCTCTAAAATGCTGGGAACATCAAAGCACTGTGGTTATACAAGTTGAAGCACTGAAG ATAACTGGCAAAGCAATGTGTAAGATGTTGTTAAGCATGGAAAGTGGATACGAGTTGGAGGTGTTGCAGAAGGAGGTAGCTCATGTTTGTGAAGCTATGCTAGCATTTCCTTTAAGGTTGCCTGGGACTAGATTTTACAAGGGCCTTCAG GGGAGGAAGAAAATCATGAGCATAATTGATCAAGCAATGAGAGAAAGGAGAAGAAGAGGGTTAAAAGCTAATGAAGATGATCATCTACAACAAATTTTGAGAGATGAAGCAGACGGCCATGGGCTAACAGATGAAGAGGTCAGAGACAATATATTAACCATGGTAATTGCAGGTCAGGATACCACAGCCACTGCAATGACCTGGATGGTGAAATTCTTGGGTGAAAATCCAGAGGTGCTTCACACTCTCATG AAAGAACAACTTGACTTGGGGAGGAAAACTTCGTCAAAGTCATTTCTAACACTGGAAAGTATTAACGAGATGCCTTATGCTTCAAAG GTAGTGAAGGAATCCCTAAGGCTGGCCTCAATCGTGCCTTGGTTCCCAAGACTAGCTCTAGAGGATTGCGAGATGGAAG GATTTAGGATCAAGAAAGGGTGGAACGTAAATGTTGATGCAAAATCGATACACCTTGATCCGACGGTGTACATCGATCCCGACAAGTTCAATCCCTCGAGGTTTGATGTAAGAAATCGTTCATTCAC GTTCTTAGCTTTTGGGATGGGAGGGAGGACATGTTTGGGGATGAACATGGCTAAGGCTATGATGCTAGTTTTTCTTCACCGACTCGTCACTACTTACAG GTGGAAGGTGATCGATCAAGATTCGAGCATTGAAAAATGGGGGCTCTTCTCAAAGTTAAGAAGCGGATGTCCGGTGACTGTGACTCGTATCAACGAAGATATATACTAG